The genome window ATTAGATTCGGACATATCCCCGGTCTCATAACTGCCTTCCAGTCCGAAGATTCCATATTCCTCAAGCAAATCTCTTTGATATTCTGCAAATATGGACTCGGTCGCCCTGCCTGCATCTGCCCTCTTCTCATTCTTCAGCACCTGAATGGACGCGCTTTCCAGCACTGCCCCCACAAGTCCTAAAAGTAGAAGAAAAACAAGGCTCAAAAAAACAGTTATTTCACCCATTACCATTTTTTTCATCTCTCTACTCCCAATCTCTGTTATAAACTAGATACCGGCACTCTCGCTTGTAATCTTAGAGAAAATAGACTCTACCAGACTGGTAAGCTGTGACTTAAATATAATTACCAGACCGATAATAACGACCAGCACCAAAATCAACTCCACTGTTGATATTCCCCGCTCTTCTGCAAGCGTCTCTCCTACCCGAAACTTAATCCGGTACATAAAATTCCTTAATTTGCGCATCCTCTCACCTCCTGACTACCTTATATCTGACATTTCTACAAAGATGCGGAAAGAAACGCAGGTACGATAACAATGGTCAGCACGATGATCAACATGAGGAGCATGGGCAATAACAGCTTTGTTCCGGCCTCTTCTCCCAAACGCCGTGCCCGGCTTTTCTGTTCTTCCATCGCTTGAATCGCTTCCATAATCAATAGTTTTGCCGTCCCCTTCGCACCCTTCCTCAGATTCTGGGATAACAAAGCTCCCAGCTTCATATACGGTGCTGCCTCGCACCGCCTTGCAAAACGTTCATAGCACTCGCTTTCCGGAATGCCGCTCTGCATTTCCGTCAACGTATAAAGCATCTCTTCATACGCTGCCCGCTCTCTTCCTGTACCCGCTTTTTGCTCGCTGTAATCTCCGGTCACCTTTTTCCAGGCATTTTTCACCGTAAGTCCTGCTCCCATGAGCATCGTGATCTGGCTTACAATCTCAGGATAATCCAGAAGCATCTGTTCTCTTCTCTCCTTTCTGCGCTTTTGCTCCTCCTGCCGTTTCAGGCAGATCAGAAGGATACTGCCTATGATTCCCAGAAAGATCAGTGGCAAGGCAATTGGAGAAACCGGGCGGTGCCAGGTCACTTTCCGGCCTTCCAGCTCCTGGGGAAGCTCTATGAAGGCTGCTTCTCTTGACTCTTCCTCCAGCTTTCCTACTGCATCCATCACCTGTCCGATCATTCCCTTTTTTTTCTCTTTTTTTGCGAAAATCCGGACATCCATGTTGTATGCCGCTTCCTCTTCCTTGTATCTTAAAATCCCGGTCACTGTTACCAGAATTCCCTGTTGCTCATCTGCAGCCGCCCTTTGTGCTTCTTTCACTGCCTCCTGATCAATATGCCCTGTCATATCCATCACATCATACCGGCTCAGTCCCCAGATAATCGTGAACGGAAATCCTTCCAACTCTGCCGGCAGACTTAAATCTTCCTCCACACAGTCTGCCGATTCATTCTCCCCCAGCACCACATCATCCAGCCTTTTTATTGCCTGCCGGAATAGAGCCTGCACCTCTTTGTGACTGTATTCTCTGGGAGAAATCTGAAGCGTGACTTCCTTTTCTTTTTCTCCTTCAATTTGCAGCTTCAGCGATTCTTCCTTTTGTCCTTCCCCGTACCCGTTCCGCTGAAGCTTCCGAACTCCTTCCCCGGCCTCCAGCCTTTGAGAAACCTCCAGAATCAGAGCCAAAGTGCAGATACTGACCATGATTCCAAAAATCTTTCTGCCGAGTCCATCGCCCCAGCTAAAGATCTTCTTCTTTCTTCGCTCTGCTACATATACTGCTGTAAGCAGCAAGTACACGCCCGCGCATATCCACATACACTGCCTCCTATGGTTTCTATCGAATGCTTCCCTGCTTAGGCACAACCTGTCACACCTGAATATCTACAATCCGGCTTCCCAGTTTCCAGGCTGCCAGATAAAGACCTAGACAAATACTCATAAAACAGACTCCAAACAGGTTACCGTAAAGCAGTCCCATAAACTCCGGAAAACTAAAACGCATATACCCAATAATTCCAAAAGGGATCACCGACATGACCTGAAATTCCAATTTCTTTGCCGCAATCACGGTCTCGATCTCCCGTTTAACGTCGGCCTTGTCCGTCATCTGCTTTACTGCATTCCGAATAATCATGATACTGTCCCCGCCGCTTCGTTTTGCCTGAATGAAAATGGTAACAAACCCGGATACTTCCGGCAGACACACCCTCTTTTCCAGATCCCGCCAGGCCTGTTCCGCTGTCACATTCAGATTAAGCTGCCGAACCATATACGTGAACTCCCTGCAGATCAGGGATTGCTCGGAATACATGACCCGCAGATCATTCAGCACTTCCTTTACCGCGTTCTCCATGGAGTAGCCTATATTCAGCTCCGCAGACAACGATTCAAGCGCGTCCCGAAACTGCTTCTCAAAATCCTGCCGTTTTTTACGTACACACTGTGCGACACATCTTCGATAATACAGTACCCCCAGCGGAGCCGGAAGAATCAGCCACCGGATATCACCGTAAAACAGGAAGGTAATGCCTACCACCACCGCTGCGCCCTTTACCGCTGCCAGGCTATATTCCCGCCTTGTGATTTCCTGCTGCCAGTAGCTTTTCCCGGTGTGTAAGCTCTGCACATTTCACCCATGTACCTTTGATTCTGCCATCTTTCGTCTCCTTCGCTTCCTGAAAGGAAAACAACGTTTTAAGCTGGATTTCTCCTTCTTCATATCCCAGTACCTCCATAATCTCCAGTATCTTCCTGCTCTTATCCCTGAGTCTTCCGATATGTACCATAATGTCTATTCCCGACGCAATCTGCCTCTGAATCGCCGGAAGCGGAAGATCCATTCCCATCAGCACCATCGTCTCCAGTCGGCTTAACATATCCCTCGGACTGTTGCTGTGTCCGGTGCACAGAGAGCCGTCATGACCTGTGTTGAAGGCTTGCAGCATATCGATGGCTTCCTTTCCCCGGACCTCGCCCACGATAATTCTATCTGGTCTCATTCGCAGGGCCGTGCGAATCAAGTCGCGAATAGAAATCTCCCCTATCCCTTCCACATTCGCATTGCGCGCCTCCAGCCTGACCAGATTAGGCAGCGTTCTGATCTGAAGTTCCGCATTATCTTCAATCGTAATGACCCTTTCCTCTTTGGGAATATAGTCTGACAATGCATTTAAAAACGTAGTCTTTCCGGAGCCCGTTCCTCCGCTTATAAAGATGTTGTACCCTGCCTGCACCAGCCGCACCAGATAATCTGCAGCTTCCCGGCTGATCGCCTGAAGCTGTATCAGCGTCTTTAAAGTAATCCTGCCCGGCGGAAACTTTCTGATCGTAACAATCGGTCCATCTATGGCTACAGGAGGAAGAACCACATTCACACGAGAACCATCTGCCAGCCTTGCATCCACGATTGGCGAGGCCTCATTTACGATTCGGTTACAATCCGCGACCATCTGCTGCACCACATCCTCCAGCTTTCCCCGACTTAAAAACCTCTTGTCAGACTGGTAGATCCTTCCACCCTTTTCAATAAAAATACAGCTTGTCCCGTTAATCATAATCTCGGTGATCGTCTCATCTTCAATTAGTTCCTGTAAAATATCTAATTTACGAAACGAGTTGAATAATTCTTTTCCCAAAGCTGCTTTTTCCTTAAGCGGTATGAATTCCTCTCTGGATTTTTCCTCTAATAGCTGATGAATCAGATTCAGAAGTTCCTCATCCTTCATCTCATGAGACATATCCATTCTTGCCAGTATCTGCTCATGAAGTTGTTCTGCGCGAAGCATTCTTTCGCTCCTTTCCGGCTCTGCCGTCTATTCGTTCCAATGTTTCCCGAACAGCCTGACGCAGCGTTTTTTCCATATCTACATAAAGAGTTCTGCCCTCCAGTTCCTGATATCCCAGCACCTTCTGCATATAACGGTACTGGCTGATCTTGGCTTTCGCATAGACATCCTCTGCACTGGGAAATAGAATTCTGTCACATCTCTTTAAAATCTCAAAAACCGATACGACCGCATTTCCCAGGTCGACCAGAATCGCATCGTAGATACTTTCCTTCATAAGCCATCCAAAAAGCAGCTCCCAGTCCTCAATCGCTACCGCCTGCAAGTCTGTCCACACTTTCATCGGCGGAATATAATCCAAATTCCCAATCTGTTTCACGATGGAAGAAAGCCGGATACTGATATTCCCGTCATCCTGCTTCACATAATACAAAAGGTGGGATAGGTCCTGCTCGTCCTCCTCTTTGAAAAACCCGCCTATTCCGGCATAAGTCTCCAGATTCAAATACAGTACATTCTCTTTTTCCGCCAACGCCTTGCCCAGCTTCAGTGAAAATGTTGTTTTCCCGATCCTATGTATCGGGGAATAGACTGCGATGATTTGCCTTCTCCTGCCGCCTGGCCGGCCGTACAGCCGTGAATCTTTCTGAAATGCCTGCATAATTCCTGCAGCAAGTACATCAACCGATTGGTATTTGGGAAGTTCCTCTTCCTCGACTCCCAAATCCCGGCAATGACTTTCCGTTAGTATGATCCGTCTGCCTTCAAATACCTGCTTTCTTTCATCATATGGAAATTCCTCGCTGATCAACAGAACCTGATTTTTCCCTATTTCCAGCAGCCTCTCCAGCATCGAAAGTGATGAGCAGGCTCGCACCCCTGCTGCCACTTCTTTTTTCAGAAGCAGGACCTCCGACAAACGTTTCATATAATCTTCTTCTTTGTCACAAATAATAATTTCTCTGTTAATTCTTCACCCAAACTCCTTTCTGACGGAAATGTCATCCGTTCTCTCTCTTTTTCTACTGGTTTCTTTGAATAGTTTATGCCGATCCGGCATCTGGAGGAATGTCGTCACATTCCTTCGATACAGCCCTGCCCCTGACGACAGGTGCTGCAAAAAAATTGATTTTGATTAGTGACCCTCGTTATTTATTTCTTGTAGGGTGTATTATAGACTTGAATTTTTTAAATGTCCATAGGTTTTTTTCAGGTAAATTGGTTTTGTGAAACACTTACATAAATTGATAAAACATAATCCCGTAAAGCATGCAGACCCCGGGAATTCCCAATGTTCCGGTTGTCAAAAACGAAATCAGATTAAGGCCAACAGAAACAGGAATGTTTCTAAAGTCCAGGTATTGATTTACAAAGAATATGACTGCCATACCCAAAATTGCTCGTATGACAAAATTCACAATAAACGGTGTCTTTTTCTCCATTCCCGCTTCCTCCATATCTGTCTGCAACCCCTTTGTCCTTACTCAAATATATACAGATATCCGAAGAAATATACCTTGTATCAGGAGAAAGTCAGCAGACCTTCATTTCAGACGGTCTTGACGACCAGGAGAATATCTACCGGCTGTTCTCTTAAGTATTCTTGACTCTTAAAAATATTCTCTGCACTCTTTTTCAGATATATTTTGCAACCAAGATGAACGTCCACTGGACGTTCACTCAGGTATGCCTGACATCAAAAAATGCTGCCCCCATTAAGAAAGCAGCATCATCTTCACACTTTACACCTTTCCTTATAACTCAATCTCGATCTTCCGTCCCGTCCGGTGATAATTGTGATAACGCACCCCGGCGCAGTCAAACATCCGTTTCGACGCCATGACCGAAGTCGTATCCGCATATTTATCGCTGTCATAAATCACTTCTTTGATTCCACTTTGAATAATCGCCTTCGCACATTCGTTACACGGGAACAGCGACACATAGAGCTTCGCCCCTTCCAGACTTCCCCCGCTGTAATTTAAAATAGCATTCAGTTCGCTGTGCACGGTATACACATATTTCGTCTCCAGCGGCTCGCCTTCCCGCTCCCACGGAAATTCGTCATCCGAACAGCCTCTTGGCAGGCCATTATACCCCATGGACAAAATCTTATTATCCGCACTTACAATACAACAGCCCACCTGGGTATTCGGGTCCTTCGACCGTCTGCCCGAGAGCATCGCAACCCCCATAAAATATTCATCCCAGGAAATATAATCGTTTCTTTTGCCACTCATATCCTTTTCTCCTATTCTGTATACACTCTATATTTGCACTTTGCTTCCTCATTCAGCTGGTCCGCCAGTTTCCTGACATTCTCCTCTATTAACATGAACATACGATCATATTCCTCCTGGGGCTGTCCGTAGACCTGTGGCACCTCGTCCCCGCTGCCGGTAAATTCTCCCAGTGTATAGACTTCTTTAAACTTTGGATACTCACCAAGAATCTTCTGCTTCTGTGCCTGCTCCATGGTAAGCACCAGCGTATCCTCGTTCAGAATATCATCTGAAAAGGCGACTGCCTCATAACCTTCCAGTACGATCTGCCGGCTCGCCAGCAATTCCTCCGCCCGCGGGCTCAACGGTTCGGGAAACAGCACCACCATTCCCCTTGACGTGATCTGGAACTCCTGCAAAAGCGGCTGCCTCTCCATCAACGCAGCTGCAATCGGCGCACGGCAATTATCACTGTTGCTGACAAATACGATCCGATGATACTTCTGAAGGCAGGTGATGGCCTCCGCGCGAATCGTCTTATGTCCCGCAGCCTTTCCAAGACGGTTCATGACCGCAGTCCCGATCCCCACCTCCGGAAAGACCTCACTATAAATATATCTTACATTTTCCTCATCAAACTCACGCAGAACCCGGTACAGACTCCGCGCCACCGTGCGTTCATTCTCACGGGATCCAATGCTTTTTACCACGCCCGCAGTATAGGATCCGACAGACTCATTCGTCGCGATGATCCCGACCTTTTCGCCCATACGCACCTGCTCATAGGCGATCTGTTTTATCGCCTTGACCGCTTCCCTGGGCTCTCCTTCTACCAGAATCATCTCCGCTTTCGGCGCATAATGACGGTATTTCATGCCCGGGGCTTTCGGTGCCTGTGTACTGTCCTCGGATAGCAGCGTTATATCAACCGCCACCTCTCCGACGATCTCCTCCAGCATCTCTTTTGTGACCGCTCCCGGCCTTAAGATCATCGGTGGGGTCACCGTCATATCCACGATTGTAGATTCTACTCCAATCTCTACGCTTCCGCCGTCCAGAATCATCTCAATCTTGCCCTCTAGATCTTCCTCCACATGCTGTGCCGCTGTAGGGCTTGGCCGCCCGGAAGTATTGGCACTGGGTGCGGAAATATACCCTCCCCCCGCCAGGATCAGTTCCCTTGCGATCTCATCGTCCGGCATACGGACTGCAACCGTATCCAGTCCTCCCGTCGTCCCGTAAGGTACGCAGGCACTTTTGCGGAAAATCATAGTCAGCGGTCCCGGCCAGAACACCTCTGCAAGCCCGAACGCCTGAGGCGGAATCTCTTCGACGATCTCTTCCAGATCAGAGGTTCTCGCAATATGAACGATCAGCGGGTTATCGGAAGGACGTCCCTTTGCAGCATAGGTCTTTTTCGCTGCCTCTTCATTCAGCGCATTTGCCCCGAGTCCGTAGACTGTCTCCGTCGGAAATGCCACCAGTCCGCCCTGTTTTAAAATAGTTCCCGCTTCTTCTATGAAATCTTTATTTATATTCGTCCTGTCAATTTTTCTGATTATCGTTTCCATACCGATAATTATAGCATTATCTGATATCTATGGCAAATTTATTTTCCGCATTTGCCTCTCTACTGCTTATCTTTCTTACCCTTTTCTTTGCCTCCTTTTCCCAGGCATTCCATAATTCCGGTGCACACTGCCTCTGCCACCTGCTCCTGATATGTCTCGTCTGTCAATCTCTGCGCCTCTTCCCAGTTACTTAAGAACCCACATTCTACGATTACCGTGGGTACCTCCGTCCTCTTCAAAAGATAATATGTATCGTTGGCCTTCGCCTTCCGGTGATTCTCGGTATCCAGAACCTCCAGCGAATTTTGAAGTATTTCCGCCACCTCTTTTCCCTCAGTAGAGTGTGTAAAATAAAACACCTGCGCGCCTTTGATATCTCCGCTCGGGTAGCTGTTCTGATGTATGCTGACGGCAAGGCGCGGCGCCGTATCGTTAATAAGCTTTACCCTTGCTTTCATATCCTCCACCTTTTTATTCCGGCTTCCCTCCGGCTCCAGTCCCGTATCCTCCCTGCGAGTCATCAGAACGGATATCCCCTCTTTTTTCAACATCTTTTCCACCTTCAGGGCAATCGCAAGGTTGATATCTTTTTCCAAAGCCTCATTGACGCCGATCTTTCCGGGATCATCCCCTCCGTGCCCCGAATCGATTACCACCTCTATCTCCCCTTCCTCCACTTTCTCAGATACCACATAGCGGCTCAATGTATAACTTCCGTAAATGATCAAAAGCAGACAGGCAAGCGCTGCCACCCACTTCAGTTTCGTTAAAACAAACTGCAAAAAAAGCCCTCCCTGCATACATTTTATTAAAATATATGCAGAAAGGACTTTCCAATATACACCGGTTAATTCACATATTTGATAATCAATTCCCAAATATCCGAAGTCTCAAATCCCAATTTCCATGCGGCGGTTCCAGCAAGCTGGTAATCCTTCATCAGTCCCAGCTTCGCCTCCAGAGAAGATGCGTCCTCCAGCCAGATCTTATAGACGGCTCCATTTACATCTGACCACTCCGCATAGTTCTGCTTCGTCACATCATCCCACTCAGCGGTCGCGCCGGCACTGCTGACACGTTTTGCTCGCAGCCTCCATTCCCAGAGCTTCGCTGGTAACATTTGTCAGGTAATTCCCTTCTTCGGTTCCCTCCTGCTCTGCCAGTTCTTCCTCTGTCTTGGGAACCTCCTTCCACAGACGGGTATAGAACGGAACACCATTGATCAGCTTCTCGGCAGGAACATCCTTAAGGCTCTCTTCAATCCCTTCCTTTACATAATTGTAAGACGCAACAGAACCCGCTTCCAAAGAGCCGCCAAAATGTTCATCATATCCCATAATGATCACATAATCCGCTACAATTCCCTGTTCCTTCTTATGATAATGTTCATTATATCCCTTCGGCACATAGTTATCCACAGAAAGCACAAGGTTATTCAATCTGCATTTTACAGAAAGTTCCCGGATAAACTGAATGTAATGCTCGCCTGCCGCCGCCGGTATCTGCTCAAAATCCACATTAATTCCGTCAATCCCGCTCTGAAGTGCTGCAGAAATCAACTGATTGACCAGATTCTCTCTCGCCGTCGTGTGGCTGAGCAGCTCCATCTGATCTACCTCACTTCCGAAGTTGTCCACAAGCGCCCACACTTCTATACCGGACTGATGTGCATAATTCACGTAATCTGAGCTTGCGATCGAAGTAATATTTCCGGCGTTATCTGCCACACTGAACCAGGTCGGGGAAATCGTCGTCAGACCCTTGGTCTTTGCTATGGTCTCCAGTACCGTAGAATTAGCGGCCTGACTCGTCACCTGATGCCACGCAAGATTGATCTTGTAATCCTTGTGAATACTGGTAAACTCCGGCTCCGTGAATTCACGTGAAGACTGGATCTGCTCCGTCTTTTCTTTCCTGAGCGCCGTCTTCTTCACATATCCGATCAATCCGTCCTCTGTGCGGACTTCCTTCCAATCACTGACATCTTCAATCACCGTGACCTTATCGCCTTTTTCAAGCTCTGCAAGTACCGGGCTCTTCACTCCGCCCCGATAGCGCACCTGCGTGTCACGTTTGACCACAGCCGTCGTCACATCACCCCAATCGGTCACGATCATCAGCCTCGGCGTTCCCTCTTTATCATGAACCGTATACTCCAGATCTGTATACTGCTGCACGAAATCCAGTGCAATATATGCCGTGCTGCCATCTGTCTTTAAAATTACATAGTCTTCACTCTTGGTTTCCTTTGAAATCGTGTATTCTTTACTTCCCACGTCCACACGGACCATCTCCGTCGGCAGCGTGTAAAGCAGAAGATTCTCATTCGGGTCCCAGTAGAACCGGTCATTCAGATAATCCCGGACCGCCTCATAAGAGACGTATGCCCGTTCTTCCTCCATCAGCCCCTGGGCACCGATCACCTGGTTATCCACCGTCACTCCCAGCTGTTTATCGGACGTAATCTCAAAATAAGTGTTCAAATCATATTTTTCCTTTGAAGGGCCGTACTTCGTCCAATAAAAGGCGCCTCCAAGCAATCCGGCGATTGCAAAAAACAGAATAAATGTTGTCAGAATCACTCTGAGGACTTTATTCTTTTTCTTTGGCTTTTTCACCGGTACACCTCCATAAGCAGCCGCCCTGGCCGCCTGCTCCCTGGCACCGCTGCGGCTGTTCCCCGCTTTGCGGTCTGACTGTATATCTCTGGGGCTGCGTACCTGACGCTCTCCGGATAAACTGCGCCCCGCTTCCGCCTGACGGCCTGTCCCTGTACTGCGCGCTTCAGATGCTTTTCTTTTTGGCACCCGCTCGCCTGACATTCTTCCTGCGTCAGAGCTACGCTCACGGCCCGCCCCCGCCGACACACTGCCTGTGCTTCCCGCAGGTCGTCTGTTTCTTGCTGTCCGCCCTGCGCCGTCTGCCGCTTTCTCCCGGGAAATACGGCTCCTGTCTGTACTTCCTTCCGCTCTCATCGGCGTATCCAAAGGCCGCTTTCCCGCCGTCCGCTTCCTCTCACCGGTTCTATCGCCCGATGTTCTCCTTACGGCATCTTCCTCTGTTCTGCCTTTACGTGATCTGACTGATCTTTCTGTATTCTCACCTGAGTTTCCCCGTTCCTCCGATGCACGTCTTCTTTCGTCCACACCGCACCTCCTGTTGCCTGTTTTCTGCTGTAAAACATTACTAAAAAATATATTCTCCCCAGCAGTCAGGAATAATGTCATAATTAGAATAAGTATAACATATTTTGCCCTATTTCACAAACAACACATTACACAATTTCAAAACTTAATTTTTGTCTTAGACGAGGGGCCGTCCTGCACATTATTCTTCTGAATCTTCCCGGCGTCCTACCCGGTAAAAATCCAATTCCTCGACTACGCCTTTCTCATCCATGATGTAATCCCGCATATACCCGCTGTCCTCGCGCAGCATATGTGCCGATACAATCTGCATCGGACTGGCAGGCATGCCATCAATCTGCATACGAATACCTGAATTCTCGTATCTGGTCAGCTCCGCAAACAATTCCTGATAACCCTTGTCTGTTCCCATAATTCCCCCTTTGGCCCCAACATCCCATTTTACGGCAAAAAGCTGCCATAAGTTTGCGTTTGTGATATACTCTTACTCCCATACTTTTCCCGACGGCAAGAAAATAGCCGGGACACAGGGGCTTCTGATTCCATAATACACAGGTTCTGCTGATAAATTGTCTGATTCGACCGATTCCAAAATGATCTGCCAGTGTGCGAGCTGCATCCCACTTTGGTAATGTATGCCTGAAGAAAGATTCCTGAAACATCCTTCGGCAAAGACGATTCCTCAATTTGAAATAGGAACGGCCAAAAGGCCATCTATTTTCTTGTAAAG of Roseburia hominis contains these proteins:
- a CDS encoding N-acetylmuramoyl-L-alanine amidase; its protein translation is MQFVLTKLKWVAALACLLLIIYGSYTLSRYVVSEKVEEGEIEVVIDSGHGGDDPGKIGVNEALEKDINLAIALKVEKMLKKEGISVLMTRREDTGLEPEGSRNKKVEDMKARVKLINDTAPRLAVSIHQNSYPSGDIKGAQVFYFTHSTEGKEVAEILQNSLEVLDTENHRKAKANDTYYLLKRTEVPTVIVECGFLSNWEEAQRLTDETYQEQVAEAVCTGIMECLGKGGKEKGKKDKQ
- a CDS encoding CpaF family protein; translated protein: MLRAEQLHEQILARMDMSHEMKDEELLNLIHQLLEEKSREEFIPLKEKAALGKELFNSFRKLDILQELIEDETITEIMINGTSCIFIEKGGRIYQSDKRFLSRGKLEDVVQQMVADCNRIVNEASPIVDARLADGSRVNVVLPPVAIDGPIVTIRKFPPGRITLKTLIQLQAISREAADYLVRLVQAGYNIFISGGTGSGKTTFLNALSDYIPKEERVITIEDNAELQIRTLPNLVRLEARNANVEGIGEISIRDLIRTALRMRPDRIIVGEVRGKEAIDMLQAFNTGHDGSLCTGHSNSPRDMLSRLETMVLMGMDLPLPAIQRQIASGIDIMVHIGRLRDKSRKILEIMEVLGYEEGEIQLKTLFSFQEAKETKDGRIKGTWVKCAELTHREKLLAAGNHKAGI
- a CDS encoding pro-sigmaK processing inhibitor BofA family protein — its product is MEKKTPFIVNFVIRAILGMAVIFFVNQYLDFRNIPVSVGLNLISFLTTGTLGIPGVCMLYGIMFYQFM
- a CDS encoding dCMP deaminase family protein, with amino-acid sequence MSGKRNDYISWDEYFMGVAMLSGRRSKDPNTQVGCCIVSADNKILSMGYNGLPRGCSDDEFPWEREGEPLETKYVYTVHSELNAILNYSGGSLEGAKLYVSLFPCNECAKAIIQSGIKEVIYDSDKYADTTSVMASKRMFDCAGVRYHNYHRTGRKIEIEL
- a CDS encoding Flp1 family type IVb pilin — translated: MYRIKFRVGETLAEERGISTVELILVLVVIIGLVIIFKSQLTSLVESIFSKITSESAGI
- a CDS encoding L-threonylcarbamoyladenylate synthase, whose protein sequence is METIIRKIDRTNINKDFIEEAGTILKQGGLVAFPTETVYGLGANALNEEAAKKTYAAKGRPSDNPLIVHIARTSDLEEIVEEIPPQAFGLAEVFWPGPLTMIFRKSACVPYGTTGGLDTVAVRMPDDEIARELILAGGGYISAPSANTSGRPSPTAAQHVEEDLEGKIEMILDGGSVEIGVESTIVDMTVTPPMILRPGAVTKEMLEEIVGEVAVDITLLSEDSTQAPKAPGMKYRHYAPKAEMILVEGEPREAVKAIKQIAYEQVRMGEKVGIIATNESVGSYTAGVVKSIGSRENERTVARSLYRVLREFDEENVRYIYSEVFPEVGIGTAVMNRLGKAAGHKTIRAEAITCLQKYHRIVFVSNSDNCRAPIAAALMERQPLLQEFQITSRGMVVLFPEPLSPRAEELLASRQIVLEGYEAVAFSDDILNEDTLVLTMEQAQKQKILGEYPKFKEVYTLGEFTGSGDEVPQVYGQPQEEYDRMFMLIEENVRKLADQLNEEAKCKYRVYTE
- a CDS encoding type II secretion system F family protein is translated as MQSLHTGKSYWQQEITRREYSLAAVKGAAVVVGITFLFYGDIRWLILPAPLGVLYYRRCVAQCVRKKRQDFEKQFRDALESLSAELNIGYSMENAVKEVLNDLRVMYSEQSLICREFTYMVRQLNLNVTAEQAWRDLEKRVCLPEVSGFVTIFIQAKRSGGDSIMIIRNAVKQMTDKADVKREIETVIAAKKLEFQVMSVIPFGIIGYMRFSFPEFMGLLYGNLFGVCFMSICLGLYLAAWKLGSRIVDIQV